The Pandoraea apista genomic interval CGGATGCTCGCTCAGGAAGCGCCGCAACCCGCCTTGTCTCAGTTGCGCGACCAAGGCGCCAACGGCGAGCCAGCCGGCGGGAAACGTCAGGCCGATCAGGCTGGTGAGGTCGTTCCAGTACGACTTGCGCTCGCCGCCCAGATGAACGAAGCCGAAGAAGCGGCCGAAGTTGTTGTCCCAGAACCATTCGACGAAAAGCGGCTCGGAGGCATGCCAGAACATTAGCGGCCAAATGACGACCCACGGCAGCGCCGCCAGCACCGCCCAAGCGAGCGCGCTAGCGTAGCGACGCGTGCGATAGGCGGGCAGCACGAGCACGGCCAGCGCGGTCAGCCCCAGCACGCCGGGCACGAGAAGGCCCTTGCTCAGAAAGGCGATGCCCGCGCCGGTACCGAACAGCAATCCCCACAGGCGCGTGGGGTTCTCGGGCCTGGCCAAACGCGCCAGCGCGGCGAGCGCGAGCGCCGCGCCCGCCAGTTGCGGCACGTCGGCGGTGAGTTTATGAATGTTCTCAATGGCGCCGAAGCTCCCCACCATCAACATGGGAGCGAGCCAATTGAAAGTGTCCGGGTTATGCGTGTGGGCCGGGCTGTAAAGACGTTGCGCCAGTCGGCCGACGCAAAGCGCCGCCATCACGAGCCAGGCGAGCACCGCGAGTTGTGCGCCATCGAAGACCGGCAGCACGCCAGATGCCAATCGCGCGAAAAACGCCCCCGTCCAATACATGACGGGCGGCTTCTCCACGAAGGGATCGGCGGCCACATGCGGCACGATCAGGTCGTGGCCACGGAAGAAATTCAGCACCATGCCGACGGAATACGGCTCGTCGGCTTTCCAGGGGTCACGGTCGAAGAGTCCGGCCAGCAGGAAGGCGAACAGAAGTGCGGCGCTCAGCCAATAGATCGTGCGGGTGCGGGAAGACGACGAGGTGATGGCGATAGACATCTCGGCTAACAGTCGGGAGTTGGCCCGACGGCAGACGTTCGAGACGCTCCGTCGCAGCGGCAGAAGACGGGCGAGGGCCCGCGAGCGCTGCAAGTATAGAGGACTTTACCGTGCGCGCCCAAGCCGGGCGTGCCGGCCGGGGTCAGGCGCGCTCGACCTGCTTCTTCATCTTTTGCTTGATACGGTTGCGCTTGAGCGGCGAGAGGTACTCGACGAACACGCGGCCCTTGAGGTGATCCATTTCGTGCTGAATGCACACGGCAAGCAGGCCGTCGGCGTCGA includes:
- a CDS encoding ArnT family glycosyltransferase → MSIAITSSSSRTRTIYWLSAALLFAFLLAGLFDRDPWKADEPYSVGMVLNFFRGHDLIVPHVAADPFVEKPPVMYWTGAFFARLASGVLPVFDGAQLAVLAWLVMAALCVGRLAQRLYSPAHTHNPDTFNWLAPMLMVGSFGAIENIHKLTADVPQLAGAALALAALARLARPENPTRLWGLLFGTGAGIAFLSKGLLVPGVLGLTALAVLVLPAYRTRRYASALAWAVLAALPWVVIWPLMFWHASEPLFVEWFWDNNFGRFFGFVHLGGERKSYWNDLTSLIGLTFPAGWLAVGALVAQLRQGGLRRFLSEHPEQAMLWLYSGLFVLTLVVSSAIRDIYMLSLFPAIAVLGAGVRLPAWLEKTWSGVALVLMSALGLFLWARWGLQLTGNGHVAAGPIGKWLPLDYVLPFSPGLVLAALVIAGLWITAIVHRRELGALVFGFAGLMFVWGTLSTLLLPWINEARSYRTPFAALRESLAHVAPAAPAGASATNACIGSFNVGESERAMLDYFIDVRPVQLPDLSQASRCGVLLLLDKANARIPAPQGWREIWQGGRAGDTNERFRAFVAPAVSAGSTGAATGVIQ